The following are from one region of the Cytobacillus firmus genome:
- a CDS encoding transglutaminase TgpA family protein, whose protein sequence is MGYQRVQKDFATFLLYVLGFFLLWEWLRPVEELTDTSNIFVFLVFLVLSLLMAFFGVSPVMSSAIKVLYILYELHYLYFEGSFFHFSWIAAFASDMWHNFGLLAGRDWPAITNLFRSLLFFILLWLMTYLIQYWLINRRQIFIFFFMTLIYITVLDTFTPYTADAAIVRTVIAGFAVMGILTFNRLLEQEGLKKEASLSRKWMIPLTALIALSTGLGFAAPKAEPIWPDPVPFIKSYGQNSGSDGPGIQKIGYGEDDSRLGGPFIGDNAVVFRAEVESRHYWKVETKDTYTGKGWVTSQPEGEYLPFGMGEEIPVTSFIDNDAIETKDEVSSVYTFMNYPHVVYPLGLKNIEASPFITYELETATEKIRTLDSGRSFALEDYKLDFAVPEYSVTAMKASGAKAESLPEEFLSRYTQLPEELPERVRELAQEITQDQPDWFEKARELERYFRRAEYTYSQTDVAVPDENEDYVDQFLFDAKQGYCDNFSSSMVVMARSIGLPARWVKGYTEGEFKQSLGSGLRLFEVTNNNAHSWVEIYFPEMGWVPFEPTQGFNNNVQFNFDTAGENTNQPETEKPKETETPVKPDKPDVTSSEESPFTLEKLLGNIESFFKEHWKVIGAAVLAAALLVIVIFQKRGKWLPHYFIWRFKRTRNDEHFAKAYLILLKELDRYGLKRKSGQTLRDYAKYVDSFFSTREMSRLTAHYEELVYRGVLKEGSWNDTKELWENLIKRTIA, encoded by the coding sequence ATGGGCTATCAGCGGGTTCAAAAAGATTTTGCCACCTTTCTTCTATATGTTCTTGGCTTTTTCTTATTATGGGAATGGCTGCGCCCGGTTGAAGAGCTGACAGATACATCGAATATTTTCGTTTTTCTTGTGTTCCTTGTATTGTCACTCCTTATGGCTTTCTTTGGCGTAAGTCCAGTAATGAGCAGTGCTATTAAGGTGCTTTATATTTTATATGAGCTGCATTATTTGTATTTTGAAGGCTCCTTTTTTCATTTTTCATGGATAGCCGCGTTTGCATCGGATATGTGGCATAACTTTGGCTTGCTGGCTGGGAGAGACTGGCCCGCAATAACCAATCTTTTCAGAAGCCTGCTTTTTTTCATACTGCTGTGGCTGATGACCTATTTGATTCAGTACTGGCTGATTAATCGCAGGCAGATTTTCATTTTCTTTTTCATGACACTCATTTATATAACGGTCCTGGACACCTTTACGCCATACACGGCAGACGCAGCGATTGTCAGGACAGTTATTGCAGGATTTGCGGTTATGGGGATCTTAACGTTTAACCGTCTTCTGGAGCAGGAAGGGCTGAAGAAAGAAGCCTCCCTGTCGCGCAAATGGATGATTCCGCTGACGGCTCTGATCGCGCTAAGCACAGGTTTGGGATTTGCTGCCCCAAAGGCAGAACCGATTTGGCCCGATCCTGTTCCGTTTATAAAATCCTATGGGCAGAACAGCGGCAGTGATGGCCCGGGTATTCAGAAAATCGGCTATGGTGAAGACGATTCCCGCCTTGGCGGCCCTTTTATAGGAGATAACGCTGTGGTTTTCAGGGCGGAAGTGGAGTCCCGCCATTACTGGAAGGTGGAAACGAAGGATACGTATACAGGCAAGGGATGGGTAACCTCCCAGCCTGAAGGGGAATATCTTCCGTTTGGAATGGGAGAAGAAATCCCGGTTACATCGTTCATCGATAACGATGCAATTGAAACCAAAGATGAAGTAAGCTCGGTTTATACTTTTATGAATTACCCTCATGTGGTGTATCCATTAGGGTTAAAAAATATCGAAGCCTCGCCTTTCATTACCTATGAGCTGGAAACGGCCACAGAAAAGATCCGGACATTGGATAGCGGACGGTCGTTTGCATTGGAAGATTACAAATTGGATTTTGCGGTGCCTGAATACAGTGTGACTGCCATGAAGGCATCGGGAGCAAAAGCGGAATCACTTCCTGAGGAATTTTTGTCCCGATATACACAGCTGCCTGAAGAATTACCTGAACGAGTCAGGGAGCTGGCGCAGGAAATCACTCAGGATCAGCCGGATTGGTTTGAAAAAGCCAGGGAGCTTGAGAGGTATTTCCGAAGGGCGGAATATACCTACAGCCAGACAGACGTAGCTGTTCCGGATGAAAATGAGGATTATGTGGACCAATTTTTATTTGATGCCAAGCAGGGGTATTGCGACAATTTCTCTTCCTCTATGGTGGTTATGGCGAGGTCGATTGGATTGCCGGCAAGATGGGTAAAGGGCTATACAGAGGGAGAATTCAAGCAATCACTCGGGTCTGGTCTTCGCTTGTTTGAGGTAACAAATAACAATGCCCATTCTTGGGTGGAAATTTATTTTCCTGAAATGGGCTGGGTTCCATTTGAACCAACCCAGGGCTTTAATAATAACGTTCAGTTCAACTTTGACACTGCAGGTGAAAATACGAACCAGCCGGAGACAGAAAAGCCAAAAGAGACTGAGACTCCTGTCAAGCCGGACAAGCCGGACGTAACATCATCTGAAGAGTCGCCGTTTACTTTAGAAAAGCTTTTGGGCAATATAGAGTCTTTCTTTAAAGAACATTGGAAAGTCATCGGAGCAGCCGTATTGGCAGCTGCTTTGCTTGTTATCGTGATTTTCCAAAAACGGGGTAAATGGCTTCCTCATTATTTCATCTGGAGATTTAAAAGAACAAGGAATGATGAGCACTTCGCCAAGGCTTACCTGATTCTTTTAAAGGAATTGGACCGATACGGGTTAAAACGGAAAAGCGGACAAACCTTAAGGGATTATGCCAAGTATGTTGACAGCTTTTTCTCAACAAGGGAAATGAGCAGGCTGACAGCACACTACGAAGAGCTTGTCTACAGGGGGGTCCTGAAAGAAGGAAGCTGGAATGATACGAAGGAATTGTGGGAAAATTTAATTAAAAGGACAATAGCTTGA
- a CDS encoding DUF58 domain-containing protein, whose product MKQLLNTLKGVWKLIVLFLLILFTFSYAMFQGGFVSWFLFYSFVPFALYALGLSFYSLNGVKVERILPKTEYNAGEQAVITLKVSRESVFPLLYLVIEDEMSEQLLHARKSNEAKRLLFPGFQKEMSIQYKINSLPRGEHFFASVRFKTGDLLGLLEKERQAPAESRMIVYPAYEELIYKPMAHHYDQGMTASKERVQRDTSMAIGIREYQPGDRFSWINWKASAKRNEIMTKEFEQRQSHDVYILMDCAPDSRFEAIVSFTASIVRSILRKGAQVGFLTSAAARTAFPIRGGEAHQLQLFHHLAKIKDYSAATVDRVLEAEHFLLQQNSQLMIVTAQLTKALIEKAGFFTSKSGALTIFLIKNEHESPSGDELALKASANARGIRVVLVHNGHFADVFSGVCK is encoded by the coding sequence ATGAAACAGCTGTTAAATACACTGAAAGGTGTCTGGAAGCTGATTGTGCTATTTCTGCTTATTTTGTTCACCTTTTCGTATGCCATGTTCCAGGGCGGCTTTGTCAGCTGGTTTTTGTTTTACAGCTTTGTGCCGTTTGCTTTATACGCCCTTGGTCTGTCGTTTTATTCATTAAACGGCGTTAAAGTGGAGCGGATCCTGCCGAAAACAGAATACAATGCGGGTGAGCAGGCAGTGATTACTTTAAAGGTAAGCAGAGAATCAGTATTTCCTTTATTGTACCTCGTCATTGAGGATGAAATGAGCGAACAGCTCCTGCATGCCAGGAAGTCAAATGAAGCAAAGCGGCTTCTGTTTCCGGGGTTCCAAAAGGAAATGTCCATTCAATACAAGATTAACAGTCTGCCGAGGGGAGAGCATTTTTTTGCTTCAGTCCGTTTTAAAACGGGTGATCTGCTCGGTTTACTAGAAAAAGAAAGACAAGCCCCCGCTGAGAGCAGGATGATTGTCTACCCGGCGTATGAAGAGCTGATTTATAAGCCTATGGCCCATCATTATGACCAGGGAATGACTGCTTCAAAAGAGCGGGTGCAAAGAGATACTTCCATGGCAATCGGCATCAGGGAGTATCAGCCGGGAGACAGATTTTCCTGGATTAACTGGAAAGCCAGCGCTAAGCGAAATGAGATTATGACCAAAGAATTTGAACAAAGGCAATCTCACGATGTCTACATTCTGATGGACTGTGCACCAGATAGCCGATTTGAAGCTATCGTTTCCTTTACTGCTTCCATTGTGAGGTCGATTCTCCGTAAAGGAGCACAGGTAGGATTTTTGACCTCTGCAGCTGCCCGGACAGCTTTTCCAATCAGAGGCGGAGAAGCACACCAGCTTCAGCTGTTTCACCATTTGGCAAAAATAAAAGATTATTCGGCAGCAACCGTGGACCGGGTTCTTGAAGCAGAGCATTTTCTTCTGCAGCAGAACAGTCAGCTGATGATTGTTACAGCACAATTAACAAAAGCACTTATCGAGAAAGCCGGATTTTTTACGTCCAAAAGTGGGGCCTTGACGATATTTTTAATCAAAAATGAGCATGAATCTCCTTCCGGTGATGAACTGGCGCTTAAAGCCTCTGCGAATGCCAGGGGAATCCGGGTCGTTTTGGTTCATAACGGACATTTTGCAGATGTGTTTTCGGGGGTGTGCAAGTGA
- a CDS encoding AAA family ATPase: MERNQMHPAIERVLGNIEKVMIGKRDVAELSLVALLAEGHVLLEDVPGVGKTMMVRALAKSVGAAFKRIQFTPDLLPSDVTGVSIYNPKEMEFQFKPGPIMGNIILADEINRTSPKTQSALLEGMEESSVTIDGVTHRLERPFFVMATQNPIEYEGTYPLPEAQLDRFLLKMKMGYPDIADEMEVLNRAQRIPPIEDLETVMDLAELRSLQTEIKEVHVDQTIKRYIVEIAGGTRNHSSVYLGASPRGSIALMKAAQAYAFMYGRDYVLPDDIQYLAPAVFVHRIILRSEAKFEGITAEEVVGRVIARVPVPVQRLVK, encoded by the coding sequence ATGGAACGAAATCAGATGCACCCTGCAATTGAGAGGGTATTGGGAAATATTGAAAAAGTCATGATCGGTAAACGGGATGTCGCAGAGTTAAGTCTAGTGGCACTTTTAGCGGAAGGCCATGTATTGCTTGAAGATGTTCCGGGTGTCGGGAAAACGATGATGGTTCGTGCGCTGGCTAAATCAGTCGGAGCTGCATTTAAACGCATCCAGTTCACGCCTGATTTGCTGCCTTCGGATGTGACAGGTGTATCCATCTATAATCCGAAGGAAATGGAGTTTCAGTTCAAGCCTGGTCCCATTATGGGCAATATTATTTTAGCAGACGAAATCAACCGGACCTCTCCCAAGACGCAATCCGCTCTTCTTGAAGGGATGGAAGAAAGCAGTGTGACCATCGACGGAGTGACGCATCGTCTTGAAAGACCTTTCTTCGTTATGGCAACGCAAAATCCCATCGAGTATGAGGGAACCTATCCCCTTCCGGAAGCACAGCTGGACAGATTCCTTTTAAAAATGAAAATGGGCTATCCGGATATTGCGGATGAAATGGAGGTCTTGAACCGGGCACAGCGCATTCCGCCGATAGAAGATCTGGAAACGGTAATGGATCTGGCTGAATTACGCTCCCTGCAGACAGAAATTAAAGAAGTGCATGTGGATCAAACGATTAAACGCTATATTGTGGAAATTGCGGGTGGAACCCGTAACCACAGCAGTGTGTATTTAGGGGCCAGTCCGCGCGGTTCGATTGCATTAATGAAAGCAGCCCAGGCTTATGCGTTCATGTATGGACGCGATTATGTTCTTCCGGATGACATTCAGTATTTGGCGCCTGCTGTTTTTGTCCACAGAATTATCTTAAGGTCAGAGGCGAAATTTGAAGGCATTACCGCTGAAGAAGTGGTGGGTCGGGTCATTGCCAGGGTGCCTGTCCCTGTACAAAGGCTAGTGAAGTAA
- a CDS encoding esterase/lipase family protein yields the protein MKIHLAGVIFCMMLIFPGMVKAGGFGGDDSGTPGYWYAGESPSSIDPSKSPLVFVHGYNNSSAVWHEGNDMYEVALANGYETAFIDLHHDRDMWTNGAILAEKLQEMYHHFGGKKLVVIGYSKGGVDIQTALVHYNAHPYVSNVISLSSPHHGTQLADLAHSSAAWWLAALLGNNNEATESLQTGNMQYFRSLTDSHQNAGKNRYYTLGGTKWGSFGSASYWGGLYLSAYGKNDGVVTAVNSRLPGASIVQEGGWNHTTIREGSYTFPVFRPYTTITQPAAVLSAPSSEAAAGKPRAHSIVKGGKAVSAISEQFTVEDNVNSITVSFLSEKNLSALKLISPDGKEYKTGKTHKEESDFFKGAWIHQFEIEYPEAGSWHLKAPANASYLYTVTLNSPLNDNLQGKSAKSHKALKTKWIRFGFDSSGKKLQQKAKGEKPGLMTDSDFPQEGVYNVTTEIKGLTENGKPYERTLIESFYIDQNGKRHN from the coding sequence TTGAAAATACATTTGGCAGGAGTGATCTTTTGTATGATGCTGATTTTCCCTGGTATGGTGAAGGCTGGCGGCTTTGGCGGTGATGACAGCGGGACTCCGGGTTACTGGTATGCCGGAGAATCACCTTCAAGCATTGACCCTTCCAAATCACCTCTTGTATTTGTGCACGGCTATAATAATTCGTCAGCTGTCTGGCATGAAGGAAATGATATGTATGAAGTGGCTTTGGCAAATGGATATGAAACAGCCTTCATTGATCTACATCATGACCGGGATATGTGGACGAATGGTGCCATTCTGGCTGAAAAGCTTCAGGAAATGTACCATCATTTTGGCGGAAAAAAGCTGGTGGTCATCGGCTATAGCAAAGGCGGTGTGGATATTCAGACAGCCCTTGTGCATTACAATGCCCACCCCTATGTATCAAACGTCATCTCTCTATCCTCTCCTCATCATGGCACCCAGCTTGCAGATCTTGCGCACAGCAGCGCAGCCTGGTGGCTTGCTGCTCTTCTCGGAAACAATAATGAAGCAACTGAATCCCTGCAGACAGGCAATATGCAATACTTTCGAAGCCTTACAGATTCCCATCAGAATGCTGGAAAGAATCGTTATTATACACTTGGCGGCACCAAATGGGGTTCATTTGGCAGTGCTTCCTACTGGGGAGGCTTATACCTGAGCGCGTACGGAAAAAACGATGGTGTTGTGACAGCAGTTAATTCCCGGCTGCCTGGAGCTTCCATTGTTCAGGAAGGCGGCTGGAATCATACAACCATTCGGGAAGGATCCTATACATTTCCGGTGTTCAGGCCCTATACCACTATTACTCAGCCTGCTGCAGTTCTCTCAGCTCCAAGCTCAGAAGCCGCTGCCGGCAAGCCTCGCGCCCATTCGATTGTAAAAGGCGGGAAAGCTGTCAGTGCAATAAGTGAGCAGTTTACTGTGGAGGATAATGTAAACTCCATAACCGTTTCTTTTTTAAGCGAAAAGAATTTGTCTGCATTAAAATTAATCAGTCCGGACGGAAAAGAATATAAAACGGGAAAAACGCATAAAGAAGAATCCGATTTTTTCAAAGGCGCGTGGATTCACCAGTTTGAAATCGAGTATCCTGAAGCAGGAAGCTGGCATTTAAAGGCTCCGGCAAATGCATCGTATCTATACACCGTTACACTAAACAGCCCGTTAAATGATAATCTTCAGGGCAAGTCTGCGAAAAGTCATAAAGCCCTTAAAACAAAATGGATCCGCTTCGGGTTTGATTCTTCAGGGAAAAAGCTGCAGCAAAAAGCGAAAGGGGAAAAGCCCGGCCTCATGACCGACAGTGATTTTCCACAGGAAGGCGTCTACAATGTGACAACGGAAATAAAAGGACTTACCGAAAATGGAAAGCCATATGAAAGAACACTTATCGAATCTTTTTATATAGATCAGAATGGAAAACGACATAACTAA
- a CDS encoding transglutaminase-like domain-containing protein, with the protein MQKKSPITILIVLLTSFLFLSACSSSESNSEAKAEKKEEDKYEKLVKEKNKELELEPLELTSYSEEVGAALKNPEYKEFAANGKVAVQGEVEKYTDLKSDYAWIKVRSTEDGPAGNDLEYYAPIKEGKFKQNIRLFNGEGEYKVTVQLPSTDSENYYYDLASFTVHNVNQDTERDVTLTPFGQEAELTLDIESSYLKGNEVFNLKGEAGSLTDGDTIMLQLNKDSEMWKHVIKLKDGKFTYDVPLFYGKGLHKLEVLVPDKERENYYQTATTILIDNESDRTMSPIEFSKTYEERGVALEYPQYGGEKSDGVFSVKGKIEPQAEFGPETDHIYITTKKGEDEALDVIPVKDFTFDDSFYLRFGPGTYEVTLSVPEIKEENSDYFRFYGFAKFEVESTGEDKRDLLPSRGVQSDAPQITELAQELTEGKSGDREKAKAIYDYVAKSVSYDVNKLETDDFSWDDSALKTLDSKTGVCQDYSYLAIALLRASNMEARFIEGTAFGGFWPQKHAWVEVKVDGNWLTMDPTWGAGYIKDDKFVAAFNEKYFDPNQAEFEKTHNRTGVSY; encoded by the coding sequence ATGCAAAAAAAAAGCCCCATCACCATATTAATTGTATTACTAACCAGCTTCCTCTTCCTCTCAGCCTGCAGCAGCTCTGAAAGCAATTCAGAAGCCAAAGCGGAGAAAAAGGAAGAAGACAAATATGAAAAATTGGTTAAAGAGAAAAACAAGGAACTTGAGCTCGAACCCCTTGAGCTGACTTCTTACAGTGAGGAAGTCGGGGCAGCTCTGAAGAATCCGGAGTATAAGGAGTTTGCTGCAAATGGCAAGGTGGCTGTGCAGGGAGAGGTTGAGAAGTACACGGATCTCAAATCAGACTATGCCTGGATTAAGGTCCGTTCCACAGAGGATGGACCGGCAGGGAACGATCTGGAATACTACGCACCCATCAAAGAAGGGAAGTTCAAGCAGAACATCCGTTTATTTAATGGGGAAGGCGAGTATAAGGTAACTGTTCAGCTTCCAAGCACGGATAGTGAGAATTATTATTATGATCTTGCCTCGTTCACTGTACACAATGTGAATCAGGATACAGAGCGCGATGTAACGCTTACTCCGTTTGGCCAGGAAGCAGAGCTGACTTTGGACATTGAATCAAGCTATCTGAAAGGCAATGAAGTATTCAATTTAAAAGGGGAAGCAGGAAGTCTGACAGACGGCGATACAATCATGCTACAGCTGAATAAGGATTCAGAAATGTGGAAGCATGTCATTAAGCTTAAGGATGGAAAATTCACCTATGATGTGCCGTTATTCTACGGAAAAGGCCTGCACAAGCTTGAGGTGCTCGTTCCTGACAAAGAGAGGGAAAATTACTATCAGACAGCCACAACCATTTTAATAGACAACGAGTCTGATAGGACGATGAGCCCAATTGAATTTTCTAAAACATATGAGGAGCGGGGAGTGGCGCTTGAATACCCGCAGTATGGCGGTGAGAAGTCCGACGGTGTCTTTTCTGTAAAAGGAAAAATTGAACCGCAGGCAGAATTCGGTCCTGAAACAGATCATATTTACATTACCACTAAAAAAGGTGAAGACGAAGCACTGGATGTTATCCCTGTAAAAGATTTCACGTTTGATGATTCTTTTTATTTAAGGTTTGGTCCCGGCACATATGAAGTCACACTAAGTGTGCCAGAAATCAAGGAAGAGAACAGTGATTATTTCCGCTTTTATGGGTTTGCCAAATTTGAGGTGGAGTCAACAGGCGAGGATAAGCGGGACCTGCTTCCATCAAGAGGCGTTCAGTCCGATGCTCCGCAAATTACTGAACTGGCGCAAGAGCTGACAGAAGGCAAAAGTGGGGATAGGGAAAAGGCGAAAGCCATCTATGATTATGTCGCGAAGAGCGTTTCATATGATGTGAATAAGCTCGAAACAGATGACTTCAGCTGGGATGATAGTGCGCTCAAGACACTTGATTCCAAAACGGGAGTCTGCCAGGATTATTCGTATCTGGCCATTGCTCTGCTTCGGGCCAGCAACATGGAAGCCCGCTTTATTGAAGGAACTGCTTTCGGCGGATTCTGGCCGCAGAAGCATGCTTGGGTTGAAGTGAAGGTGGATGGAAACTGGCTTACGATGGATCCGACATGGGGAGCGGGATACATTAAGGATGATAAATTCGTGGCAGCTTTCAATGAAAAATACTTTGATCCGAATCAAGCAGAGTTTGAAAAAACTCATAACCGTACAGGTGTATCATACTAA
- a CDS encoding DUF5381 family protein — translation MSMIQEKNGLLVIKGSKFYYVLMFLATVGFLIGCVFLIINGLKFNSKYSLFYLGGGILFTPFYLYLTLWSLPGFIPGKILFKIIPGEGGRVISNKGTVPIKNIQDISFVRNPLNLINDIVIQTFDDKKIRIRTYNLLDELVYEMMVDQYIYPYMHEHAKQVWDRKINLERLSKEARYERKEPKID, via the coding sequence ATGTCAATGATTCAAGAGAAAAATGGTTTACTAGTAATTAAAGGTTCGAAGTTCTACTATGTATTAATGTTTCTAGCCACGGTAGGCTTTTTAATAGGATGTGTTTTCTTAATTATAAACGGATTGAAATTTAACTCTAAATACTCCTTATTCTATCTTGGTGGAGGAATTTTGTTTACACCCTTTTATTTATATCTTACCCTTTGGAGTTTGCCTGGTTTTATACCTGGGAAAATTTTATTCAAAATTATCCCAGGTGAGGGTGGCAGAGTGATATCGAACAAGGGGACTGTTCCAATTAAAAACATACAGGATATAAGTTTTGTGAGAAATCCTTTAAATTTAATCAATGACATTGTTATTCAAACATTTGATGATAAAAAGATAAGAATCCGAACCTATAACCTTCTTGATGAGTTAGTTTATGAAATGATGGTCGATCAATATATTTATCCTTATATGCATGAACACGCAAAGCAAGTTTGGGACCGTAAGATAAATCTAGAACGTTTAAGTAAAGAAGCAAGGTATGAAAGAAAGGAACCAAAGATTGATTAG
- a CDS encoding DUF5381 family protein — protein MIQNKGDTVIIKGSKFMYVWMFLATVGFLLACIFLIIHGLKFNSKYSFLYLGGGIILSPFYLYITLWSLPGFIPGKILLKIVPGEHGTVITNKSKVSIKNIRNIDLVRNPLNLINDIVIETFEDKKVKIRTYNLLDDGDFQVIVDQFIFPYLTDNARQVWDRKIDLDKLREEDNYIRQEHKIE, from the coding sequence ATGATTCAGAATAAAGGTGACACGGTAATTATAAAAGGTTCTAAGTTCATGTATGTATGGATGTTTTTGGCTACAGTAGGATTTTTACTTGCATGTATCTTCTTAATTATACATGGACTGAAATTCAATTCTAAATATTCTTTCCTCTATCTTGGTGGAGGAATAATACTTTCTCCTTTTTATTTGTATATTACTCTCTGGAGTCTGCCTGGTTTTATTCCAGGAAAGATCTTGCTGAAAATTGTTCCTGGGGAACATGGCACTGTTATTACTAACAAGAGTAAAGTTTCAATCAAAAATATCCGTAATATTGATTTAGTAAGGAATCCACTAAATCTTATAAACGATATTGTCATTGAAACCTTTGAAGATAAAAAAGTAAAGATACGCACTTATAACCTTCTGGATGACGGCGATTTTCAGGTTATTGTTGATCAATTCATCTTCCCATATTTGACTGATAATGCCAGACAGGTGTGGGATAGGAAAATTGATCTTGATAAGTTAAGGGAAGAGGATAATTATATAAGGCAAGAACATAAGATAGAATAG
- a CDS encoding DUF5381 family protein has product MSNSKKQHTIWVQGSNIMYILVSLATAGFLIACIFLIVHGLKFDSKYSLFYLGGGIIFTPFYPYITLWNLPGLIQCKTLLSIIPGEKGVIKSKKGTVPIKDIRNIDLVRNPLNLINDIVIETFNDKKFKIRTYNLIGDFRYQIIVDQYIYPHMTESAKKFGIEK; this is encoded by the coding sequence TTGTCAAACTCAAAAAAACAACATACCATATGGGTACAAGGATCAAACATCATGTATATTTTGGTGTCTCTTGCTACTGCAGGTTTTTTAATAGCCTGTATCTTTCTAATTGTTCACGGATTGAAGTTTGACTCTAAATATTCTTTATTCTATCTTGGCGGTGGAATAATTTTCACTCCTTTTTATCCCTATATCACCCTTTGGAATTTACCAGGCCTAATCCAGTGTAAAACCTTGCTGTCCATTATCCCCGGAGAAAAAGGTGTGATTAAATCAAAAAAAGGCACAGTTCCAATTAAGGATATTCGAAACATCGATCTTGTAAGGAATCCATTAAATTTAATTAATGATATTGTTATTGAAACCTTCAATGATAAAAAGTTTAAAATTCGCACGTATAACCTGATTGGTGATTTTCGCTATCAGATAATAGTTGACCAATATATATATCCTCATATGACTGAAAGTGCAAAAAAGTTTGGGATCGAAAAATAA
- a CDS encoding DUF5381 family protein, with translation MIEEKDERIVIKGSKFMYVWMLLATVGFLIACIFLITHGLKFNSKYSFIYLGGGIVLTPFYLYLTLWSLPGLIPGKVLFSIIPGEDGKLILKRKEISIKNIQNINLVRNPLNLINDIIIETFNDKKFRIRTYNLLAEMDYEMIVDKYLYPYMTENTRKVWDRKVNLEILRQELKID, from the coding sequence ATGATTGAAGAAAAAGATGAAAGAATAGTTATTAAAGGTTCAAAGTTTATGTATGTTTGGATGCTTTTGGCAACTGTAGGGTTTTTAATTGCATGTATTTTCTTAATAACACATGGTCTAAAATTCAACTCAAAATACTCCTTTATATATCTTGGGGGAGGAATTGTCTTAACTCCCTTCTACCTATATCTCACTCTCTGGAGTTTGCCTGGCCTTATTCCTGGGAAAGTCCTGTTTTCAATAATTCCAGGAGAAGATGGAAAGTTAATTTTGAAAAGAAAGGAGATTTCAATCAAAAATATACAAAATATTAACTTAGTCAGAAATCCTTTAAACTTAATAAATGATATTATCATTGAAACTTTTAATGATAAAAAGTTCAGGATTCGTACTTATAACCTCCTTGCTGAAATGGATTATGAAATGATTGTAGATAAGTATCTTTATCCTTATATGACTGAAAATACAAGGAAAGTTTGGGATCGAAAAGTAAATCTGGAAATATTGCGCCAAGAGTTAAAGATAGACTAA
- a CDS encoding DUF5381 family protein, with protein sequence MVQEKEDTVIIKGSKFYYVLMFLATAGFLIACIFLIIHGLKFNSKYSLFYLGGGIIFTPFYFYITLWSLPGFIPGKILLKIVPGENGSIHSPRGAAVKVKNIRNIDLKRNPLNLINDIVIETFDDNKVRIRTYNLIDDGDFQVIVDKYIFPFMNDNARKIWDRKINLDKLKEEDNYVRQEN encoded by the coding sequence ATGGTTCAGGAAAAAGAGGATACAGTAATTATAAAGGGTTCGAAGTTTTATTATGTATTAATGTTCCTGGCTACAGCAGGGTTTTTAATTGCATGCATTTTCCTCATAATACACGGACTTAAATTTAACTCTAAGTACTCTTTGTTTTATCTTGGTGGAGGAATAATATTTACTCCTTTTTATTTTTACATTACTCTCTGGAGTCTGCCGGGTTTTATTCCGGGAAAGATATTGCTAAAAATTGTTCCTGGAGAGAACGGTAGTATTCATTCCCCAAGAGGAGCCGCTGTAAAAGTAAAAAATATCCGAAATATTGATTTGAAGAGAAATCCCTTAAACCTTATTAACGATATTGTCATCGAAACATTCGATGATAACAAAGTAAGAATTCGCACCTATAACCTAATCGATGATGGAGATTTTCAAGTGATTGTCGATAAATACATTTTTCCGTTTATGAATGATAATGCCAGGAAGATATGGGATCGGAAAATCAATTTAGATAAGTTAAAAGAGGAAGATAATTATGTGAGACAGGAGAATTAG